The region cCTTAAGATACTTCTTAgagatagtaaaaaaaaatcaaatatgatATCTCCAAGTAGCTTCtcaaggatagtaaaaaacCTCTAGAAGTAATTTGCATATATTGTAGAAGTAATTTTGTATCAACCATCTAACGGAAAACCAAATCCAACATTTTGTAGAAAGATGGTTTTTCCACATTGTGTTCTAAATTACTCTATCTCTAGTTCATGCCCTCGCTAATGAATTACTCTGTTTCGCAGCTAATGTTTTCTATGTTTGTTTCTGATGTTAATATGTTGTGTTACCAACGGCAAAGAAAAttatagattcatatggatttACGGGGCCATGCACATATGGAAAAATTCTAGACCCTGAACCACGTTCTCCTGCACTGCGATAGTGAGAGGGAAGAGGAGTCGGAGGAATGAGATCCTctgaattttagaacaaaaatACAAAGGCGATACAATGATTTGCATTAGCCTATATTTTTGGGCATCCGTTCTCTATCAAACGGATAGAAACGAAAGATACAGTACCACGCTATAGTACAAACAGTGGCACACAGTGAACCAACGCATTGTTAGGTTATTGTTGCTCCAGTAACTCGCAATTGTTCTAATACAAATCTAGAAGAATACTTAGAGAACTGTGCAAACAGTGTCATTTGTTGTCACGCCAATGACAAGGGAGACGTGAGAGAAGGTAAATGGTTGCACACTTGAGCCTAACATTGAAAGACTAAGGTCTTGTGCAATTTTCTTGTGGAAAACACATACATACAGCACACTGCCATTACCATTGCACACGGTCAAAATCCATATGAAAGCAACAAGATGCgcactagaaaaaaaaaagaaaaaggatcaCATCAGTacccaaaaagaaagaaaagaaagggagaTCCACACTAACCAGACAATAATATGTACACCGAGCAGTCCATGATCACACACACAACACTTTAATTAGCATGCATCTGTTCCTTtccatctctctccctctctctctcttttttatttttttcccctacACACCAAAAGTCAATCACCAGCATCCAACTAATTCGTTCGTACCTCGTTCTGACGACAAGCAAATTCAGACATATTCAGATAAGGCTAGCTACAGCTgcagatgagatgagatgacaGAAGTTTCATCGTCAGGTTATAACTGGGAGAGACAGGAAGCCAGTTTCATCTTCACATCGCAGCTTCTCGTGTCACTCGTTACAGCGATCCATCTGCATTGCCGCATGGTTGGTTACAGCGATGAACACCAGAAAAGTTTCAGAACCCGATGATCTCGTCAGGCACGTCCGTCACAAACCTCGCCTTCTTCTGCAAAAATTCAGAGCAAAGACATTCAGAAAGATTTCTAAGGCATGTAAAAATTCCACAGCatctgctgctgttgcagaTCAAGTGTTTTAATTGGGTGTTGGCTGGAGGGATTAAATTCGGGATTGCTTCGTTCAGACAAGGACGCATTGGGGGTTTGTGGTGTCTGCTGCTTTTTTTGCAGCTGCTGTGCTTGAATCAGAAGCTATCCGGATTGGATTTCGATCCCTTTCTGACCGAAAGTGAGCGTCCATGATTGTGCCCGGCAGGAACAGAGGACGACTAACTGCACGGCTGATCGATTCGACGGCCTAACCAACACCAGATGTCGGCCATGCATATGCACTAATTTCATCGAGAAGAACCGCTGACCAGTTCAGGTAAAGTTCAGATGTGTTTTACATTTCTTGTGTGTAGAGAATATAAGAAGTTCAGACTCAATTCATTGAAGAATAAATTCAGTACCGATTTTTATTTCGAATATAAGTCGGACGTTGCACATTTCTAAAGAGATTATTCTTAACTTTTTCGTTGGCTTTCATGCGTACATTTTTTTCGTCGAATccctaaatggtgtatttttttaacattttaatagttaattttatcgttaatatcattaaatagttatcatcaaaaataaatatttttttatctttcctcACTCGGACACAACCTACACTCACTTAGAACTCGTATGGATACATCTCATCATTAGTAATCCAAATAATCTGAGCTCGCAATGGCAGCAGAGGTTGTTAATTAAAGCTAGTAGTGGCAGATAAACAACTCTGATGTTTATAACCGCACTGCACGGCAATCTATCTAACTTAGGTTAGCTTAGCTCCATCAACTTCATGAGAAGACGAGAGGTCCAAGACATGTCAGTCTAAACTAATGGCAGCATGAGATTAACTATTAATCACtgctctaattaatttattcgtTAACACAGTACGACTATTGGAGAGAATGCAATTGACATCTTGCACGTAGCAGCCAGCTACCTACTACATGAAGTCCACTCTTGCAATTAAAACtttcttcagaaaaaaaaaaaaccatactTGTCTTGATCGATGAGCCGTAAACATCGTGGCTAATTTTAGTTCCAGTCGTGGCTAATCAAGTGACAGAATCTAACCACGTGTGATTAGTTGTGTGTTAGTAGTACAATTAGACGTACTTGCTCATCATTTGACCTGATCAAATTATACTCTTCCTGGCTAGCTACTCCTCTACATGCAAATTAAGCTTACCCCAAGCAAACTTAAGTTGACCATTGCCATATTGACCTTTCTTTAATATATGAACAACCACTTGAATCTCTGAAGATTATAAACTCCttctgtttaaaaatataaatatttattgccGTAAATCTGGACAAGTACCTCGACTGAGGATATAAATCAATTTAATCTTTTGGGTGAATTGGCTAATTCAGGAAAAACTCAATAATCTCGTATGACTAGAACATTGCAAAGAATAGATTTGCTccagttcaacaaaaagtacgacgagataccggtacctcgcggtaccaaatcgtttttaatcgttagatctaacaaTGTACATCCTTCTCAGTgagatccaatggtgaaaataatttagtaccgtgaggtactgttacctcaagatactttttattggaccggagcaaatctctgcAAAGAAACTACACCAACAAAGATTACACTGGTCTCCTTAACATCAAGGGGCAATATATATCCTGAAAATGACTAGACTCTCCCTCTTAACTATGGGAGTTGGAGATCATGATCAACGTATATGACCCCCTCCAATTATTTTCAAAGGCCTCATTTAATTGCTACACCAAACTTGTTCACACACAATATAAGCTTCTAACTAACCAACCAAATTAAGCCTGCACATGGTCCAACCATGCCACATATGCATGTCCCCTTCACCCATCACATGCATGGACACATCAACCCAACTATTCTAGGTCACcatgcatctctctctctctatttttttcttaactttaCTTCACTGTTCATGAGAGACCATATTTTCAAAGAGGTGAAGGATTAGGCAACTTGATAGAAAGCAAATTCATTCACTTGCCACACAGTTGCACCACCAAAACCATGTGAGGGAGTAGTGAAGTTCTGACACAAGTGGATTTGGCTTAGGAAGTCAACTAATCATGGACAGCGCATTGCAAATTGTTGGAAAGTCGAGAAACGAATGAGATTgatcttttttcattttcttaaatattGGAATAGTGTTTCTGATTTACTCAATTTATTGTTCACAtcataagatgttttagcCCTATTGATTCACCATGAATCAACGAATatgttttagataatataatatataatatatgggaAATTTCaaggatgtcattataattttgtaaaattagagatatgccATCCTGACTCatatgtcattgactcatacGGATTTTACATATCATTAAGATACCAATgacatatctctaactttacaaaattaatgATCTGCTGACATATGAGATGAGACTACTGTAAAACTTGTTAGGAGAAGACATGACGTCAAGTGATCGTCATCCTCTTAACAAGAAGCAAGCCTTTTGTGTTTTGTAAACAAATTGCAGTTCTGATAGATCCTGTTATCTGCTATGAGGTGAACTTTTGCTCAGTTGCCCTTTTGATAATTCTCAGCTGAAAATAGAATATTTTGAATCTAAAAGTTGGAACAATCAAGATTCCACATTTAAAGTTCGgttttttaagcttaaaatTTACTGTTGAAAGTGCTCACTGGTTAATTTACTGATGAACCTTTTAAATTACTTCAAGTTGTGACCTGAAAGTTTGATTCTTTActcttatttttgtttgccaaTAAAGTCTTCTGTTTTGGACAAGTTTCAGAATCAGATAAATGTACGTATGAAACATTGGCATTGTCGAAATCGAAaactttgaaattttgtgaCATTTTGTGTGGTTTGAATTGGAAGCAGAGAAAACAGAGCAAGAATTGGAAAACAGAGAGAAGAAATGACGCGAGAAGATTTGGTGCTTGTTACCTGCTTCTTCTCGGCGAGCTTCTTCTTGTCCGACGagacgagcgccggcagcggcatCGGCATTGGCATCGGCCGCGGCCGCAGGAcgggcgtcgccggcgcggagcTGTGGTCCCTGGCGACGCAGAGCTGCATGATCTTctcggcggcctcggcggcgtcgcggctCTCCTTGACGAGGCGCGCCACCTCGGCCTTGGGCAGCCGCATCCTCAGCCGCacggcgccgccctcgccggcctccaccgacgacgacgacagcggcgaCGCCAGGAGCGACGCGGCCACGTCGGACGCCGACCGCCGCGACAGCATCATGCTCTCCAGCCTCTCCccggcgcccccgccgccgccgacgtggacGAGCGCGCCCGACCacgtccgccgcggcgcccgcgCGGCGAGCCGGGGCAGCTCGACGAGGAAGTAGAGCTTCCCGGGCTTGagcggcgcgtcggcgtcgagcggCCGCGCCCGCATCCCGAGGCGCCTGACCTCCTCCGACTCCAGCAGCTGGTACCCCGGGTGGTCGCGCAGCGCcgccccggccaccgccggcggcctgTACTTGTACGTCGCCCCGTCCACCGTCATCACCCTCGccgtcctcttcctcccggCGATCGCGTTGCCCATCGAAGCCACCAACCTCACTTCCCACTCGCTCACTTGGCTTCTTAATTTGCAAACCaagatactactactacatgaGCTCACGACGCAGAGGATAGGAGAAGAGCATATAAAGGAGAGGCCTTTCCACATGTGATGTGGCAAAGTCAAATCTCACGTCTACTAATTACTCCGTCCGGTTTACGATGTACTCTCTCAggcctttaaaaaaaatcaaaaaaatcaatttttcggtttttatgtctaacatcattttatttaaaagaattttaaaaaatttttaaaaaaatcacacgtaaagtattattcatgttttatcatctaatacaaataaaattattaatcataaatttttttaataagacgaaaagttaaacattgtatctaaaaactgaaaagttgatttgttttgggacggagggagtaatacttTCTAAACTTAGCGAGATTCGTATGgttgctaataaatttatacatatatacaaattatatatatttattaattgatgaatttagtcaATGCTATGAAACGGAAGTAGTACTTGCTAGGCAGGaccttttatcttttcacCTGTTTatgttattaaataaaaatttagatcTTAATTTTAGGTGTTTTTTCATAGTTTATTATTTAggctttgcttttaaatcataaagaatatgcatataaatgttttattacaaactattttttgttttttttgtaaatataatgtttcgtttttctttaaaaatgcCAAGTGATGACCCTCTTAGTGAATATATAGAAGCTTAATtttattacataaaaaacgTATGCACGCATACTCATATATGAAACTATATTCTGAGACTATCTCACCTCTAcctataaaaaactataaagatTAGAATACTCCCCCACCTTTTCAAACCATAATACATCTGTCTCTTACCTTTTTAAATTCTAACATATTTGTTTCTTACTTATCAAACTCCAATACAATAACCACTCAAAAAGTAAAATCCTTATGACACAAAAGgatagctaaaaataaagagcCTCATCATTTTGTTGGTCAAAAGCATAAACCAAACCATctattagtgatttaaaattattttaaagttaataCATTTTTAACCATTTAAAAGTAAAGGCTCGAAGAtaaattatgtaaaaaaaactttaaaatcagttctaatttttatttaaaaatttaagagaTAGCAGGACACACGCAAGCAACACTCACGTGCCCATGAGTTTGCTCGCAAACACACGCATAAAAGAACCGGAGACCAACAGGGAACTAGTTTGATCCTACTAAAATCCTATTAAAAACAAACTCGCATGACATTAAAAATCAAACTGGcatgtttttatgtttgtgaTCACTactagaatttgaattttggtggACTGATCATGATCAAGGGCACCTACTAATCCTTTTCGTAACGACGGCATcgaagggtataaatatacgtACGGTTGGGTCATGGGTGtcgacgtacgtacgtgtcgTGGTAGGCAGAGAACGACATGTTCTTAATCACATCATCTGTTTGTGCATTATGGGTGTGACAAataattgaatttttggatttaCCTGGGCTACACAATAATGGTGCATGtatacaaaactatattaatatgctgtactagtatatatatagtatacaagcgtatatatatacacgatACGATATGGAGCAAGTAGGCCATGTGAGGTACGTGCCGTTCTAATCAATCAATTaaccacgtacgtacgtacatatatatggtCGATATGAATGATAATGTTGTTGTAGGTACGGGTTTAATATTCGTCTAGAACAATGCCTGCCAATGGCGTAGACTaactaacaaattaaacagTGATTAATTGTGCATTCATTCAATTATTCAAAATGCCCTTGAAAATTCGTTGGTTGTTAGCTGCATATACATATCCTTCTAGACGGGGCAACCCCAGCTGAATTAAGTGGGAGAGCAGTGGCCTGCGTAGGCGGAAACGGAGCAGCACGAAAATTCTCGACCATATAGATAtcgttttttagaaaattaatatcTTTTCCTGaccatttttatttgtaacatttagtattttgaatttttgtctGTCTCGTATAAAAGGTTTTCGACTATATAAATATCGtttccaaaaaattaatatttttttggaccaTTTCCATTTCTAACatgtaatattttaaatttctacccGTTTTCATATAAACAATATCATTAGGTAgtgaaattcatatatatatatatataattcctgactattatgaaattaaaattaatataataatagaatTGTTTCCGATGGTTTTCATCCGTGGTTGCATCGTAGGTGTGCATGTGTGGTGGTGTGTTTTGATGtagggagaggaaaaaaaaggactgTTTGTGTCGCTCTCGGTTCTGTTATGTGTCTTTCGCTAGTCCTTGAGTTATTTGGCTAGTTCGTTGAATATGTTGACAAGATTGGTTTGTACCGGGGTACCTAAGCTTCTCCTGATTTCTAGGAGATCTTTGAGAATTTTGTGATCGATCTCATGTGTGTCGGTTTACGAGAACTTGGAGTTGATTAGTCAAGTAATTCCAACTGTTTTATCATCAATTCCACTGACGAAGATGTTCCTTGAGATAATACTCCCTAGCTATGTCCCTAAATGGTTGACgccgttaaatttttttatatagtcttatttaaaaatacataattattaattattttatttattgttaaatattcttttatgcatatatatatatagctttatatattttttaaaaaataaataagacgattagttaaacatgtataaaaaaaagttaatggcatTACGGATTgggagtaatattttttttcttcagcaTGTCAGGACGGATCAGTGGCTTCATGGGgttcagttttttctttttctttctttttgacGACTCCGCTTCTGTATTAGAGATTCGGTAGAAAAGTCGACGAGAACATATGTCAATTTGTTGATCGTCAGATGCGCTTCGAGATTTGTGCAGGTGAGACGGGAATCAATCATTAGTTGCCCTTTGAGTGGGGGCAAGACGGGGAAATAAAAACCAAtcctgttttctatataaatattattttttaatataatttaaatatttataattcatatatatatagtatatatatatacctatttattgttatacagtataataaaaaaacatcaatatttAATCTCGTACGAGAGGCGTAAAAGATCAGGGCCAAGCCCTGGTCTCCTTAGACCGGTGCATAGggaaaccctaaaatctaatctatttttatggGCGGGCATTAGAGGAAACACACGAAAATATAATCATCTTACTTTTGCTATGTTATTaaatgattgattttttttattcttcttcAAACACACGCAATGCATGGGGTTGGAAGGGAAGAGCGAGTATTAGATTTTTGACTTACGTACATGCCTTCATATTATCATCCAACGACATACACCAGATTTGGTCGatggatttaaaattttcaaacatttgatcgcGGACCTTAATCGTCTGTTAGAGGACAGGTGATTCACCCGTCTGCAAAAACGAAATCTGGCCATACGGAGAAACTAGTTTCCCAGAGGTGAGCAGCAGTGACATACATTAGTTCGGTAGTAGTCCCCAAATTAATCAATCTCTGTATTGTGGGTACAACAAGTTATTAGTGGCTCACTGTGCACAAGCTGACGACTACAGTTTTTGCTTGGCATAAATGCTTCACAAGTTAGCTAAGTAGCTAATTGGCAAGTAACAGTGTACCGTAGGACTAATTAATCCAACGAGGAGAAGATCGAATTTGGGGAGACCATGCGTAGTACAGGGGAGTTGATGGATTTAACGCACTGCCTTTcgtctatatatacatataggtACTCCGACCAATTttactgtcttttttttaaaaaagtacttAACAATATTTACATTTTCTATAGCATAAGATTTGATATATACTTATGTTACTTGAAGTGTAAATGttgacacacatatatactttCTGCCGAAAATTGTTGCATATGCTAATTCAAACATAGCTATCGCTGCCACATGTCCTTAATTTGTCATAATTCTTCCATCCCTCCAATTGCTACCAGTAGCCGTcccggctagctagctacctagTACGTAGGTTCATACGTCACGCTGACGTGCGGGTGacgaaaaattaaaagtttctCGATCCGTCTTGTTAGCGAGCCATCAACGAAGGAGCAGTGATCAGTCGATCGatcaacgacgacgacgacgacatttTTCCTCAAGTTTGtgtttatttatgaattaaaaaattcgaaatattaaattttgagttaattttaactgataaatttatttatatttaggcTTTACTTTTAATCGTTAATGCgtgtatatatagaagttataTTGATAAAGTCTATTTCTTTTACAGATATATGTTGTttgcctttatttttttttcacggaTCGAAAAGCCAAACTCCGAGCGTGTGTGGATCATATCATTAGATGCGGCCGTGATTGCCGGGGAGATGAGCCAGATGGATGCAGGAAGAAGACGCGGGCTCGTTCGCAAGAGGGACTTCAAAGCCGTCAAATCAACGCACGCAAAAGAAGAACAGTCAttgacatataattaattaattattagctattgtaaatttgaaaaatagattaatatgattttttaaaataactttcatataaactattttagcaaaaaaatacatcgtttagtagttcgggaagctTGCGtacgggaaaaaaaagggatcCGAAGTGAATAGTGTATTGCGAAAGAGCCCGACGAGAAGGTAATTAAGCAGGAAGAGGCTTGTCATCTGATCATGGTGCATGCCCTTGTCCATTAGTGGTGCCACGTGTATACTGTCATGGGAGAAATAGATTAAATCTAGCTGGGCGTGAGATCGATGATGAgaaacaataattaattaattaattaatatatacgtACGTGTGTAATTAGGGAGGTGCAGGCACGGGAGTATAATGCTGTCAGGTTTGTGTTTCTTTTGGATCGATCTGCTAGTTAGTTGTCAGGTTGTAGTACGTACCACTAGCTAGCTGACAAGCTTTGCCTGTCGATCGACTGGCTGACACTATATATAGGGTcgtaatatacatatatacatacggTTGTTCATGTACGTACGTGTTAACACTTGTATTGATTGGCACGCGTCATTTGATTGGTTCCATATTACTGTGTTTATTTATACACACGAATACGTACGTGCAGATCGATTACCTCATCCGAATCACTGAACATATTGCTGGTGCTGCATGCAGATGTACGTGCGTGTGCTCCCTGTGTAAAATTTGCGTGCTCGATGTCCCTCTTTGACAGGGCTTCGGATCTTCTGCAGAGGAGTATGGTTAATGTAGCAACAGTAACCTAAAACACTGTTTACTACTGTAGTAGCTGAGATCTTGGTCATCCGTTTTAATTTAACGGTTGAGAGATATACCAAATGtaaattactgtagcatttcTGTATTTTGTTCTCAAATACAGAGCATCCCATTCCTCTTTGACAGGCTATATAGGCAATATTTAGCTGCTACTGTCCTATCTCACAATATTAAAACATTAAATTAGATATAATTTGTTAGTCACTTAGGCCAGAAGTATTTCTTGTTTAAGATATgatttaggccgcgttcgcttGCCCATGTAAGTTAACTCatccctatttttttttatacgcacgcttcccaaactgctaaacggtgtatgttttgtaaaaaaattttgtaggaaaggtgttttaaaaaatcatattaatctattttattttttaaacaattaataattaattaatcatgtactaatctattactacgttttttgcaccaggtaagttaacttaccatcCCTCCAAAGGAACGCGACCTTAGTCGAGCTTTTAAAATCCTGAccattgattatattttaaatacttTGAGTTTGAatccaaaacaaatgatatacatagCTTTCGTTGAATTATTATcgtaatatcataaacttactgattttataaatttatttaacagTAGATCgaatgttaaaatttagagGTTTGACTAAATCTTGTTTTAAATGATACTCCCTCTTTCTATAAATGATCCAcctatataataaaaacatggaAATCCAGGAGTGATCTTCGTATTAGCTGTTTCGTTGGATTAATTATTAGTAGAATGAATGTATCGCCGTCTATTGGACTTGGACCTGTGGTTTGATTAGTCAGACACAGGTGCATGGCATGTTGACATGTGAATAGTTATTGTTGAACTGTGAATGAGTGCATGCAGGAGTACATTCATCACGCACCCGCCATTCACTAGCATGCATTGTTTTGCCACGGCGGTTGCTGTTCACTTTTATCCTCCTTGATCTTGAAGCTGATCTTTAATTCGAAGATCAattttggatggagggagtaaatagTTATGATCAGAGTAAGCATGGTTAGATTATGTCACATACATTATTTAGTCGACGTCAGCGGCATCGGTCTCCGTCCCTACTCGAGCTCTCCGGTCCTCTAGTCCTCTAGAAGGTGCTTCAGTCAGAGTATCCTtagcagctcatctaaatttggtcatccatatcttttcatttgaatgaccatttaaaacagttttatcatttatatcttttagtactccagcagatcattcatatataacatcctctatttttttacatgatggagtttctctcttaatataaatgacatcataaaaataaaggataagatgatgttctgctggagcttattttttatcttttgtgctctatttttataatgaGTAATGAGATGGATGTAGTGCCGGGACGCTATCATGCATTGCGCGGCGAGGTGCTCGTCGTTGATTGCTCGATCGGCCAGGCCACGACCTGGGCTGATGCTTCTCCCCACGAAGGCTCTGTTTGCAAATTTCCGGCCCTTCCACACCTGCAAGCCCGTTGCAAGGTCTTTCCTGCACTATGCCCATCCACTGTGCGACACTTtggattcaattttttttttttttgtgtcacCACGCATCCCGATCGTTCCGGACCTAACTCCTAAATATAGTCCTAATAAATCGTTGACCAAGATTGATCTCAAAGTGATGTATTAATTCatggctgatttttttttgttgactgGGGGCGGGCAGCTGCTGTTGATGTAGTGCAGGTATGCTTTGTAGGGTTAAAAACGGATCGAAATATTTCTGGAGTCTGGATCTGTTTTCGGAAACGGAACTAATCGGTCGgaaattttttggaaattttcaGAAACGGTATCAGAAtagaaattttccttttttgaaaACAGAAACGAATATGGCAAGAGTGCTATCCGTCGGAACGAGGAACCGGTCAGAAATTTTCcgaaaaattttttggaattcCGAATAGTATCGTCATATGAAATAATGGAATTGGCCTAGCCCAATCCACCGGCCCAGCTCAAAGTGAAGTCCATGGCCGGCTGGCTAATCCTAGCCGCCACTCTGTCCTAGTGACCAGCACCAGCAAGCGGCGtgcaggcggaggcggctgTGCCGCCCGTGtgtcgccggctcgccgccccctcccacccccgccgccggtccCCGACGCTGCCTCTAGCCGCCTCCATCCACCGGCCCCTGTCGCCAGCGCCGACCACCGACGCCGACAgccccagcgccgccgccaactccctccagccgccggccggcccccACTCGCCTGCCGTCGACATCACCGGCCTTCGACGGCGCCGAGAGGAGGGCCTCCTGCAGCCATTCATCGAACTCCGACGCCCACCGCGGCACCGGCGCGCCGTGGGCAAGCGCCATGAAGCCGAGGTTGTGCGTGGCGTTGCCGGAGCCGAGAATGAGTGAGGACGTCGTCGTCCCGAAGAGGCGCCAGCGCCCTGCCGACCTCGTAGTGGTAcgcgccgtcgcggcgggAGAGCAGCTGGCACACCGGGACGTCGTTCGCCTCATGAACACCAGCTGCTGCACATTGCTTTGTATGTTTGCAGGAACTACTGATGCAataaatactacctctgtccgtaaatatttgacgccgttgatttttttttatatacgtttgattattggtcttatttaattttttatcaaatatgtaaaactatatatatacataaaagtatatttaacaataaataaaataatatacaaataattaataattatgtaaatttttgaataaggcaAGTagttaaacatttataaaaaaaatcaacggcatcaaacatttagctacggagggagtagtacttAAGACTTCTTAAATATGTAGGCTTGTTCTGCATGGGTGTTTCTAGGTTAATCTGCTGAGTGCAACAAGTTCCTTTTGTAAAGGAATTTTGCTAGTTAGCTTGTACTGAAgatcagtttatt is a window of Oryza brachyantha chromosome 8, ObraRS2, whole genome shotgun sequence DNA encoding:
- the LOC102701652 gene encoding uncharacterized protein At1g66480-like, which translates into the protein MGNAIAGRKRTARVMTVDGATYKYRPPAVAGAALRDHPGYQLLESEEVRRLGMRARPLDADAPLKPGKLYFLVELPRLAARAPRRTWSGALVHVGGGGGAGERLESMMLSRRSASDVAASLLASPLSSSSVEAGEGGAVRLRMRLPKAEVARLVKESRDAAEAAEKIMQLCVARDHSSAPATPVLRPRPMPMPMPLPALVSSDKKKLAEKKQKKARFVTDVPDEIIGF